One stretch of Clavibacter californiensis DNA includes these proteins:
- a CDS encoding ArsR/SmtB family transcription factor gives MTYPPPGFEQAADLFKALSSPSRLGLIGLLASRQMSVTELVAESGLSQPLVSQHLRVLRSAGLVTVERDGRIARYEVADTHVTHVVDDAVAHVREHVVGSVDAG, from the coding sequence ATGACCTACCCACCCCCCGGCTTCGAGCAGGCCGCCGACCTCTTCAAGGCGCTGTCCTCGCCGTCGCGCCTCGGCCTCATCGGGCTGCTCGCATCGCGGCAGATGAGCGTGACGGAGCTGGTCGCCGAGTCGGGCCTCTCGCAACCACTCGTGTCGCAGCACCTGCGCGTGCTGCGGTCGGCGGGTCTGGTTACCGTGGAGCGCGACGGGCGCATCGCCCGCTACGAGGTGGCGGACACGCACGTGACCCACGTGGTGGATGACGCCGTGGCGCACGTGCGCGAGCACGTGGTCGGTTCCGTCGACGCGGGCTGA